In Candidatus Aegiribacteria sp., the following are encoded in one genomic region:
- a CDS encoding mechanosensitive ion channel, whose protein sequence is MENILAKLQEFGTTYGLKIVAAVLIVIVGRLVALGVRKLLRKIMLKSKVDETLVSFTTSLGYVTLLAFVIIAALGQLGIQTTSFVAIIGAAGLAIGLALQGSLANFAAGVLMIIFKPFKVGDFIEGGGVSGSVEEIGIFTTVMKSPDNKMIIVPNAKMTSNNIVNYTANDCRRVDIVAGVGYGDDLDKVRGVLEDILSADDRILKDPAPTIGVLELADSSVNFAVRPWVKTENYWDVFFATQESIKKRFDAEGISIPFPQQDVHLFKIE, encoded by the coding sequence ATGGAGAATATTCTCGCGAAACTCCAGGAATTCGGGACAACCTACGGTCTGAAGATTGTTGCCGCAGTGCTTATAGTTATTGTGGGCCGTCTGGTCGCATTGGGGGTCAGGAAGCTTCTTCGGAAGATTATGCTGAAAAGCAAAGTTGACGAGACGCTTGTTTCATTTACGACAAGCCTTGGATATGTAACGCTATTAGCGTTTGTCATCATTGCGGCACTTGGTCAACTGGGTATACAGACGACCTCTTTTGTAGCCATTATCGGTGCGGCAGGTTTAGCCATTGGTTTAGCGCTGCAGGGATCATTGGCGAATTTTGCGGCGGGTGTGCTGATGATCATCTTCAAGCCTTTCAAGGTTGGTGATTTTATCGAGGGCGGAGGTGTTTCCGGCTCGGTCGAGGAAATCGGAATCTTTACCACGGTAATGAAATCCCCCGACAACAAGATGATAATAGTACCGAATGCAAAAATGACGAGCAATAATATCGTTAATTACACTGCTAATGATTGTCGGCGCGTGGATATTGTTGCAGGTGTGGGCTACGGTGACGATCTCGACAAGGTCAGAGGCGTTCTGGAAGACATCCTGTCAGCCGATGACAGAATTCTGAAGGATCCAGCCCCGACAATAGGAGTTCTGGAATTAGCTGACAGCAGCGTAAACTTTGCAGTGCGCCCCTGGGTCAAAACTGAGAATTACTGGGATGTATTCTTCGCCACGCAGGAAAGCATTAAGAAACGTTTTGATGCGGAAGGCATTTCCATACCTTTCCCTCAACAGGATGTGCATCTCTTCAAGATCGAGTAG
- a CDS encoding SPOR domain-containing protein, with product MIRTAELFIFLILLTMLGCGSTTISAETDEIEETEDINPYSDPPGYTGDPFTDFPGVIGVSVPQETYDEREFEILSGTHFTVQVSAAASQETAERLAESISADITLPVFVDHSGRYWKVRVGAFPAREDAIDYSRVLVDMGFTDAWVTTREP from the coding sequence ATGATAAGAACAGCTGAATTATTCATTTTTCTGATTCTGCTGACCATGCTTGGCTGCGGTAGTACAACGATCTCTGCTGAAACGGATGAGATTGAGGAAACTGAAGATATTAATCCATATTCTGATCCTCCCGGATACACAGGAGATCCTTTCACGGATTTTCCAGGTGTTATAGGAGTGTCTGTTCCACAGGAAACGTACGATGAGCGAGAATTTGAAATCCTGTCCGGTACGCATTTTACTGTGCAGGTCTCAGCTGCCGCAAGTCAGGAAACTGCTGAGCGACTTGCTGAATCAATTTCCGCAGATATTACACTTCCCGTATTTGTGGACCATTCGGGAAGATACTGGAAAGTCAGGGTTGGTGCTTTCCCTGCACGAGAGGATGCTATTGATTATTCGCGTGTTCTGGTGGATATGGGATTCACGGATGCCTGGGTAACAACAAGAGAGCCCTGA
- a CDS encoding lysophospholipase, with translation MQHCEFDFEGMNGISLYSQRWLPEVQPRAVLVIVHGVGEHSGRYMNIISHMVSNQICVYANDLRGHGNSPGQSGHINSWVEYRIDLLNFLNEVKAQQSGHPILLMGHSMGALIVLDFILSENEQLAGAIISGAPIEPEGVAKPYKVTLARILSRIHPRFTIDLGLDEDAISRIPSVVESYRNDPLVHGKVSARWGTEFLSTVKSVKMHGENISIPLLMIHGEADRLNSAEGAKKFFDRIRGCDKEFISYPSGYHELHNDLDYEIVLSDILDWINRHVEIQ, from the coding sequence ATGCAGCATTGTGAGTTTGATTTTGAAGGGATGAATGGCATATCTCTTTACTCTCAGCGCTGGTTGCCAGAGGTTCAGCCTCGTGCTGTATTAGTAATTGTTCATGGAGTTGGAGAGCATAGTGGTCGATACATGAACATTATCAGCCATATGGTCTCTAATCAGATCTGTGTATACGCGAATGACCTCAGAGGTCATGGGAATTCCCCTGGTCAGAGCGGTCACATAAACTCGTGGGTTGAATATCGCATTGACCTGCTGAATTTTCTCAATGAAGTTAAAGCACAACAGTCAGGGCATCCCATCTTACTGATGGGCCATAGTATGGGGGCATTAATAGTCCTGGATTTTATTCTTTCAGAAAACGAACAATTAGCAGGAGCGATTATCTCAGGAGCGCCCATCGAGCCGGAAGGTGTAGCTAAACCTTATAAGGTTACACTGGCTCGAATTCTATCCCGTATTCATCCGAGATTTACGATAGATCTTGGTCTGGACGAGGATGCGATTTCCCGGATCCCATCTGTAGTAGAATCTTATCGAAATGACCCGCTTGTCCATGGCAAAGTAAGCGCTCGATGGGGAACAGAATTCCTGTCTACGGTGAAATCGGTAAAGATGCATGGAGAGAATATCAGTATTCCCTTACTTATGATTCACGGTGAAGCTGATCGACTTAATTCTGCTGAAGGCGCAAAGAAGTTCTTTGATCGAATTCGAGGTTGCGATAAAGAGTTTATTAGTTATCCGTCCGGTTATCATGAGCTGCACAACGATCTGGATTATGAAATAGTGTTAAGTGATATTCTGGATTGGATTAATCGGCATGTGGAAATCCAATAA
- the truA gene encoding tRNA pseudouridine(38-40) synthase TruA: MAIFRIMMKIEYDGTKFHGWQLQPGARSVQGEIESVLENLCERKIRITGSGRTDAGVHALGQIAHADIRAGELDRIENGLPSMLAADVAVTSLSRVEGSFHARFDAVSRLYRYRISKEKHPLTSRYSYILRGCNTLDIHVMRKAATLSIGENSWKAMAKEGSSNSNWMVKVIDAQVTEDQSGWTFLIKANRFLRGVVRIWAGTLVRIGSGSDSPELIAELLESEDRNRAGESLPAKGLTLLEVKYS; encoded by the coding sequence ATGGCTATATTCAGAATCATGATGAAAATCGAGTATGATGGTACAAAATTCCACGGATGGCAATTACAACCAGGCGCAAGAAGCGTACAGGGTGAGATTGAATCTGTTCTTGAAAATCTTTGTGAAAGAAAGATCAGAATCACTGGGTCAGGAAGAACGGATGCCGGAGTACATGCGCTCGGTCAGATTGCTCATGCGGATATCAGAGCAGGTGAGCTTGATAGAATAGAAAATGGATTACCCTCAATGCTTGCTGCAGATGTGGCTGTAACTTCTCTTTCAAGAGTTGAAGGCTCGTTCCACGCCAGGTTCGATGCTGTTTCAAGACTTTACAGATATCGAATCTCGAAAGAGAAACATCCACTGACATCAAGATACAGCTATATTCTTAGAGGATGCAATACACTTGATATTCATGTTATGAGGAAGGCGGCAACGCTGTCGATAGGAGAGAACAGCTGGAAAGCCATGGCAAAGGAAGGCAGCTCTAATTCGAACTGGATGGTGAAAGTTATCGATGCGCAGGTTACAGAAGACCAGTCAGGGTGGACTTTTCTTATAAAGGCTAACAGGTTTCTAAGAGGCGTGGTCAGAATCTGGGCTGGAACTCTTGTTCGAATTGGTTCCGGTTCAGACTCTCCTGAGCTTATTGCTGAACTTCTTGAAAGCGAAGATCGAAACAGAGCCGGAGAATCTCTTCCCGCTAAGGGACTTACACTGCTGGAGGTGAAGTACAGTTGA
- a CDS encoding PorT family protein produces MKNMKIILVVILAVIAVLPASAQISLGVLGGLNIANLDMDEGDMGDAEFASRTVFGFGGILDYSISENIALRLEPMYLQKGADIVIDGYDDQFIVKLSYFEVPMMFKYSFSGDNINPYIMAGPSIGFLLEAKTEVIVSGVSEETDIKDETSNIDFSLGFGAGVSLPMGTNSIFVDARYALGLTNIVDDPDAPDDDVKNKGIQIFAGISFPVGG; encoded by the coding sequence ATGAAAAACATGAAAATAATTCTGGTGGTAATATTAGCAGTTATCGCTGTTTTGCCAGCCAGTGCTCAGATAAGTCTTGGTGTTTTGGGCGGTCTGAATATTGCAAACCTCGATATGGATGAAGGCGATATGGGTGATGCTGAATTTGCCAGTCGGACCGTTTTCGGTTTTGGTGGTATTCTGGATTATAGCATAAGTGAGAACATTGCATTACGCCTGGAGCCGATGTATTTGCAAAAAGGTGCTGATATAGTGATAGATGGGTATGATGATCAATTTATTGTTAAGCTATCTTACTTCGAAGTTCCCATGATGTTCAAGTATTCTTTTAGTGGCGATAATATTAATCCTTATATCATGGCTGGTCCAAGCATTGGCTTCCTCCTGGAAGCGAAGACGGAAGTCATCGTTAGCGGAGTTTCGGAGGAGACAGATATAAAGGATGAGACCAGTAATATTGATTTCAGCCTGGGATTTGGTGCCGGTGTGAGTCTACCGATGGGTACTAACTCCATTTTCGTAGACGCTCGTTATGCTCTTGGTTTGACAAACATAGTTGATGATCCGGATGCACCGGACGATGATGTTAAAAACAAAGGTATTCAGATATTTGCTGGAATTAGTTTTCCGGTTGGTGGTTAA